In Paracoccus methylovorus, a genomic segment contains:
- the eno gene encoding phosphopyruvate hydratase: MTAIIDIFAREILDSRGNPTVEVDVTLEDGTMGRAAVPSGASTGAHEAVEKRDGDKARYMGKGVLEAVAAVNGEIAENLIGEDATEQVAIDRMMCELDGTPNKGRLGANAILGVSLAVAKAAAETCAQPLFRYVGGAGARVLPVPMMNIINGGEHADNPIDIQEFMIMPVSAENIREAVRMGSEVFHTLKKELSAAGLATGVGDEGGFAPNLSSTRDALDFILKAIEKAGYTPGDDIMLALDCASTEYFKGGKYEMAGEGKSLSSAENVAYLEALCNDYPILSIEDGCAEDDWDGWKLLTDTLGSRVQLVGDDLFVTNPARLAEGIAKGCGNSLLVKVNQIGTLTETLDAVRMADRARYTSVMSHRSGETEDATIADLAVATNCGQIKTGSLARSDRLAKYNQLIRIEEMLGAAAEYAGRTILRG; the protein is encoded by the coding sequence ATGACGGCCATCATCGACATTTTCGCGCGCGAGATTCTGGACAGCCGGGGCAACCCCACGGTCGAGGTGGATGTGACGCTGGAGGACGGCACCATGGGCCGCGCCGCCGTGCCCTCGGGCGCCTCGACCGGCGCGCATGAGGCGGTGGAAAAGCGCGACGGCGACAAGGCGCGCTACATGGGCAAGGGCGTCCTCGAGGCGGTCGCGGCCGTCAACGGCGAAATTGCCGAGAACCTGATCGGCGAGGATGCCACCGAACAGGTCGCCATCGACCGGATGATGTGTGAACTGGACGGCACGCCCAACAAGGGTCGGCTGGGCGCGAACGCCATTCTCGGCGTGTCGCTGGCGGTGGCCAAGGCTGCGGCCGAGACCTGTGCGCAACCGCTGTTCCGCTATGTCGGCGGCGCTGGCGCACGCGTGTTGCCGGTACCGATGATGAACATCATCAACGGCGGCGAACATGCCGACAACCCCATCGACATTCAGGAATTCATGATCATGCCGGTCAGCGCGGAAAACATCCGCGAAGCCGTGCGCATGGGCTCGGAAGTGTTCCACACGCTGAAGAAAGAGCTTTCGGCGGCGGGTCTGGCCACGGGCGTCGGCGACGAGGGCGGCTTTGCGCCCAACCTGTCCTCGACCCGCGATGCGTTGGACTTCATCCTGAAGGCGATCGAAAAAGCCGGCTACACGCCCGGCGACGACATCATGCTGGCGCTGGACTGCGCCTCGACCGAATATTTCAAGGGCGGCAAATACGAGATGGCCGGCGAGGGCAAGTCGCTGAGCTCGGCCGAAAACGTCGCCTATCTTGAGGCGCTGTGCAACGACTACCCCATCCTGTCGATCGAGGACGGCTGCGCCGAGGACGATTGGGATGGCTGGAAACTTTTGACCGACACGCTGGGCAGCCGCGTGCAACTGGTCGGCGACGATCTGTTCGTGACCAACCCCGCGCGTCTGGCCGAAGGCATCGCCAAGGGTTGCGGCAACTCGCTTTTGGTCAAGGTGAACCAGATCGGCACGCTGACCGAGACGCTGGACGCGGTGCGCATGGCCGATCGCGCGCGCTATACCAGCGTGATGTCGCACCGCTCGGGCGAGACCGAGGATGCGACCATCGCCGACCTCGCCGTGGCGACCAACTGCGGCCAGATCAAGACCGGCAGCCTCGCGCGTTCCGACCGGCTGGCGAAATACAACCAGTTGATCCGCATCGAGGAAATGCTGGGTGCCGCCGCGGAATATGCAGGCCGCACGATCCTGCGCGGGTGA
- the cysS gene encoding cysteine--tRNA ligase — protein sequence MVQIRLTNTKTRGKEVFRPIDPQNVRLYLCGPTVYDRAHLGNARPVVVIDVLVRLLRHVYGADHVTYVRNFTDVDDKINATASARKEAGAPGTLEELIRQRTEETIGWYHADMDALGSERPDHEPRATDYIGQMIDMIGTLVEGGHAYARDGHVLFRVRSYADYGKLSGRSVDDMIAGARVEVAPFKEDPMDFVLWKPSDDDLPGWDSPWGRGRPGWHIECSAMSYELLGESFDIHAGGIDLQFPHHENEIAQSCCAHPHGDFARVWLHNEMLQVEGKKMSKSLGNFFTVRDLLEQGIPGEVIRFVLLSTHYRKPMDWTAGKAREAEAVLRRWRGLVAGIDPAPSPAPAVAAALADDLNTAGAIAALHEMAGQGDAAGLLAGARMLGLLTEELGSWAAAAGPDLSTLAERMNTLRAEAKASKDFSAVDTLKQRLIDAGVEVRMSATGVELLPGPDFDTAKLPE from the coding sequence ATGGTCCAGATCAGGCTGACGAATACCAAAACCCGCGGGAAAGAAGTTTTCCGGCCCATCGACCCGCAGAACGTGCGGCTCTATCTTTGCGGTCCGACGGTTTATGACCGGGCGCATCTGGGCAATGCCCGTCCCGTGGTGGTGATCGATGTGCTGGTGCGGCTGCTGCGCCACGTCTATGGCGCGGATCATGTGACCTATGTGCGCAATTTTACCGACGTGGATGACAAGATCAACGCGACTGCGTCGGCGCGCAAAGAGGCCGGTGCCCCCGGCACGCTGGAAGAACTGATCCGCCAGCGCACCGAGGAGACCATCGGCTGGTATCACGCCGACATGGACGCTCTGGGGTCGGAGCGCCCCGATCATGAGCCGCGCGCAACCGATTACATCGGCCAGATGATCGACATGATCGGAACGCTGGTCGAGGGTGGCCATGCCTATGCCCGCGATGGTCATGTGCTGTTTCGCGTGCGCTCTTATGCCGATTACGGCAAGCTGTCTGGTCGCTCGGTCGATGACATGATCGCCGGTGCCCGCGTCGAGGTCGCGCCCTTCAAGGAAGACCCGATGGATTTCGTGCTGTGGAAACCCTCGGACGACGATCTGCCGGGCTGGGACAGCCCCTGGGGCCGGGGGCGTCCGGGCTGGCATATCGAATGCTCGGCGATGTCCTATGAACTGTTGGGCGAAAGCTTCGATATTCATGCGGGCGGCATCGACCTGCAATTCCCTCATCATGAGAATGAGATCGCGCAAAGCTGCTGCGCCCATCCGCATGGCGATTTTGCGCGCGTCTGGCTGCATAATGAGATGCTGCAGGTCGAGGGAAAGAAAATGTCCAAATCGCTGGGCAATTTCTTCACCGTTCGCGATTTGCTGGAGCAGGGCATTCCGGGCGAGGTGATCCGTTTTGTCCTGCTTTCGACCCATTATCGCAAGCCGATGGACTGGACCGCCGGGAAGGCGCGCGAGGCGGAAGCCGTGCTGCGCCGGTGGCGCGGCCTTGTCGCGGGGATCGACCCCGCGCCAAGCCCGGCACCTGCCGTCGCCGCTGCGCTGGCCGACGACCTCAACACCGCAGGTGCGATCGCGGCCTTGCATGAGATGGCGGGTCAGGGCGACGCAGCCGGACTGCTTGCCGGTGCGCGGATGCTGGGACTGCTGACCGAGGAACTGGGCAGTTGGGCAGCCGCCGCCGGCCCAGACCTTTCGACGCTGGCCGAACGCATGAACACACTGCGCGCCGAGGCCAAGGCCAGCAAGGATTTCTCGGCCGTGGATACGCTCAAGCAGCGGCTGATTGATGCCGGTGTCGAGGTCCGCATGAGCGCTACCGGCGTCGAGCTTCTGCCCGGCCCGGATTTCGACACCGCGAAACTGCCTGAATAA
- a CDS encoding endonuclease/exonuclease/phosphatase family protein → MPRSPDRLRLASYNLHKCRGMTGPHAPERNLSVIADLGADVVALQEVDFRFGARPEALPRALIEKTTGMVPAPFLGTGENSLGWHGQTILLRPDLHERAEIRRLPLPGIEPRGALVLRLPGLTVVAVHLGLMRSSRRAQLSRIITRARRIGHDRLVLTGDFNEWHDSRGLEALDALRVVAPGPSWPAPFPRLRYDRFAISRSIEVLDCGVLDSDMARQASDHLPIWADLAVDAHEDVPCGYQPARITSRIPGEDGVTGAE, encoded by the coding sequence ATGCCGAGAAGTCCCGATCGCCTGAGACTGGCCAGCTATAACCTGCATAAGTGCCGCGGCATGACCGGTCCGCATGCGCCCGAGCGCAATCTGAGCGTCATCGCCGATCTGGGTGCCGATGTCGTCGCGCTGCAAGAGGTCGATTTCCGCTTTGGCGCCCGGCCCGAGGCCCTGCCCCGCGCGCTGATCGAAAAGACCACAGGCATGGTCCCCGCCCCCTTTCTGGGCACGGGCGAAAACTCGCTGGGCTGGCACGGACAGACCATTCTGCTGCGCCCGGATCTGCACGAACGGGCCGAAATCCGCCGGCTGCCGCTGCCGGGGATCGAACCGCGCGGCGCGCTGGTGTTGCGCCTGCCGGGGCTGACGGTGGTGGCGGTGCATCTGGGGTTGATGCGTTCATCGCGCCGCGCTCAGTTGTCTCGCATCATCACCCGTGCGCGGCGCATTGGCCACGACCGGCTGGTGCTGACTGGCGATTTCAACGAATGGCATGATTCGCGCGGGCTCGAGGCGCTGGATGCGTTGCGCGTCGTCGCCCCCGGTCCAAGCTGGCCCGCGCCCTTTCCGCGCCTGCGCTATGACCGTTTCGCCATCTCGCGCAGTATCGAGGTGCTGGACTGCGGCGTTCTGGACAGCGACATGGCCCGGCAGGCCTCAGACCACCTGCCGATCTGGGCCGATCTTGCTGTCGACGCGCATGAGGACGTCCCATGCGGCTATCAACCGGCCCGCATCACCTCGCGCATTCCCGGCGAGGATGGAGTGACCGGGGCAGAATGA
- the cimA gene encoding citramalate synthase: MTRQRLYLYDTTLRDGQQTQGVQFSAAEKTEIALMLDQLGVDYIEGGWPGANPTDSDFFAQAPATRAIMTAFGMTKRAGRSAENDDVLAAVMNAGTRAVCLVGKTHPFHVREALGISLEDNIDNIRASVAHLVASGREALFDAEHFFDGYGDDPDYALACLHAALAAGARWIVLCDTNGGTLPQRVGQVTRAVIASGIPGDHLGIHCHDDTGNAVACTLAAIDAGARQIQGTLNGLGERCGNASLTSLIPTLLLKEPYRTTLQTGVSPEGLAGLTRLSRRLEEILNRAPQRAAPYVGTSAFAHKAGLHASAILKNPTTYEHIDPATVGNERIIPMSNQAGQSNLRARLAEAGIEVGRDDPALSRILDLVKAREDAGYAYDGAQASFELLALAELGRMQHYFTVERYRVTVERRKNALGKRISLSEAVVVVQIGGERMLSVSESMDPEGQDRGPVNALWRALAKDLGPYQGAIDDMHLVDFRVRITGGGTDAATRVIIDSADGHGQRWSTVGVSPNIVDASFEALVDAIRWKLIRDRVTPA; the protein is encoded by the coding sequence ATGACGCGCCAGCGCCTTTACCTTTACGACACCACGCTGCGCGACGGGCAGCAGACCCAGGGCGTGCAGTTCTCCGCCGCTGAAAAGACCGAGATCGCGCTGATGCTGGACCAATTGGGCGTCGATTATATCGAGGGCGGCTGGCCCGGCGCCAATCCGACCGACAGCGATTTCTTTGCACAGGCCCCCGCGACCCGCGCCATCATGACCGCCTTTGGCATGACCAAGCGTGCGGGCCGCTCGGCCGAAAACGACGATGTGTTGGCGGCGGTGATGAACGCCGGCACACGCGCCGTCTGCCTTGTCGGCAAGACCCATCCCTTTCATGTCCGCGAGGCGCTGGGGATTTCGCTTGAGGACAACATCGACAATATCCGCGCCTCGGTCGCGCATCTGGTCGCGTCGGGGCGCGAAGCGCTGTTCGATGCCGAGCATTTTTTCGACGGTTATGGCGACGACCCCGACTATGCGCTGGCCTGTCTGCATGCGGCGCTGGCGGCCGGCGCGCGCTGGATCGTGCTGTGCGACACCAACGGCGGTACTCTGCCACAGCGGGTGGGGCAGGTGACCCGTGCCGTGATCGCAAGCGGCATCCCGGGCGATCATCTGGGCATCCATTGCCATGACGATACCGGCAATGCGGTGGCCTGCACGCTGGCCGCCATCGATGCCGGCGCGCGGCAGATTCAGGGCACGCTGAACGGCTTGGGCGAGCGTTGCGGCAACGCCAGCCTGACCAGCCTGATCCCGACCCTGCTTTTGAAAGAACCCTATCGCACAACGCTGCAAACCGGCGTGTCGCCCGAAGGGCTGGCCGGTCTGACCCGCCTGTCGCGCCGGCTGGAAGAGATACTGAACCGTGCGCCGCAGCGCGCAGCGCCCTATGTCGGAACCTCGGCATTTGCGCACAAGGCCGGGCTGCACGCCAGCGCCATCCTGAAGAACCCCACGACCTATGAGCACATCGATCCGGCCACGGTCGGAAACGAACGCATCATCCCGATGTCCAATCAGGCCGGGCAGTCGAACCTGCGCGCCCGTCTGGCCGAGGCAGGGATCGAGGTTGGCCGCGACGATCCGGCACTGTCGCGCATCCTTGATCTGGTCAAGGCGCGCGAGGATGCGGGTTATGCCTATGACGGCGCGCAGGCGAGTTTCGAACTGCTGGCGCTGGCTGAACTGGGCCGCATGCAGCATTACTTCACGGTCGAGCGTTACCGCGTCACCGTCGAGCGGCGCAAGAATGCGCTGGGAAAACGCATCTCGCTCTCGGAAGCGGTGGTGGTGGTGCAGATCGGCGGCGAGCGCATGCTCTCGGTCAGCGAAAGCATGGACCCCGAGGGGCAGGACCGCGGCCCTGTCAACGCGCTGTGGCGGGCACTGGCCAAGGATCTGGGGCCGTATCAGGGGGCCATCGACGACATGCATCTGGTCGATTTCCGCGTACGGATTACCGGCGGTGGCACCGATGCTGCAACCCGTGTCATCATCGACAGCGCCGACGGTCATGGCCAGCGCTGGTCCACCGTTGGCGTTTCGCCCAACATAGTCGATGCCAGTTTCGAGGCGCTGGTCGATGCGATCCGCTGGAAGCTGATCCGCGACCGGGTGACCCCGGCATGA
- a CDS encoding squalene/phytoene synthase family protein — translation MSLEDCANALRAHDPDRFGICLMVASEARPKLLTLYALNLELARAPLASTEPLIAEMRLQWWIERLEDIGAGKPQSHELLTPLAEAWGPRAAAFATLAEPRRRDAAREPHNGPDAVAAYVRDTAVPLASFAAEALDGPTAATPAIAAQAEGVGLAHWLVALPALQGLGLGLWDPSPQALGQIATKARTKLAEAKAQRRAVPRRLAPLLFPGAGIQAALQAAPQGIEALAGAAPSEFRRRLALGAFALGHRWWI, via the coding sequence ATGAGCCTTGAAGACTGCGCCAACGCTTTGCGCGCACATGACCCGGATCGCTTCGGCATTTGCCTGATGGTGGCATCCGAAGCGCGGCCTAAACTTCTGACGCTTTATGCGCTGAATCTGGAACTGGCGCGCGCACCGCTCGCCTCGACCGAGCCGCTGATCGCCGAGATGCGGCTGCAATGGTGGATCGAGCGGCTGGAGGATATCGGCGCGGGTAAACCGCAGTCGCACGAACTGTTGACGCCGCTTGCCGAAGCCTGGGGTCCGCGCGCGGCCGCCTTTGCCACCTTGGCCGAGCCACGGCGGCGCGATGCCGCGCGTGAGCCGCATAACGGGCCTGATGCAGTCGCCGCCTATGTGCGGGATACGGCCGTGCCGTTGGCGTCATTCGCCGCCGAGGCCCTAGATGGGCCGACGGCGGCGACGCCTGCCATTGCCGCGCAGGCCGAGGGGGTGGGGCTCGCCCATTGGCTTGTGGCCTTGCCAGCCTTGCAGGGGTTGGGGTTGGGTCTTTGGGATCCTTCGCCGCAGGCTTTGGGGCAGATCGCCACCAAGGCCCGCACGAAACTTGCCGAGGCAAAAGCGCAGCGCCGGGCAGTGCCGCGCCGTCTGGCGCCCCTGCTGTTTCCGGGTGCAGGCATCCAGGCGGCGCTGCAGGCCGCCCCGCAAGGTATCGAGGCGCTGGCCGGGGCCGCGCCTTCCGAATTCCGTCGCAGGCTTGCGCTTGGCGCCTTTGCGTTGGGCCATCGCTGGTGGATATGA